In Besnoitia besnoiti strain Bb-Ger1 chromosome IX, whole genome shotgun sequence, a single genomic region encodes these proteins:
- a CDS encoding U3 small nucleolar RNA-associated protein 6 protein (encoded by transcript BESB_013340) gives MADGVQWRLEEGLNELDALVSRQLLEEDEAREVLRRRRDFEFACSGRGDPSDAVQQFLLYIQYEANLLSLLRHRCSTSLHTVLKDLEDVRRAILRLTRDEAREQRGGADRKRQMAASGADASSLSVLLKRRKREESNKARRAENVKNTLHAVMRSGTNRLYSLITRLLHCQSSSLPLWLSCADLLLQLGASRLLQTFLLQAIRRFPRCSPLWILSADRLLQQGNLHGARLLLLQGLRVEKASLPLWSGLLRLEGVALGKAAQGILRAREKRREREKNSRAGESAAEAEDGAGADCVAVRKRREEDSIVLVEETEKLEKLKARGQALIVVLRGGLKKLGGGLEAESATASEQKRRKIAHATSASSQARRPGKEDEISRKSNMCLFLLRALGLCLHLQASKAADVLTDAVSAFQSELADLLHAAAEDHCLLRLYEFKVCLLRAASEGAEGTRRVQNVLQDIFAECCVEPRLLLLVAFHLRALRLAGASSVVLAAPRGDNGVFADEAASRECLADDIEICFDLEGADEPAETPLPGTEEPLGEAAETATAGKGDDAREAAAVAEEGPPPMALETASSAAALAAEAPLKLQKGDDLEKCLFSDATREASNDIQRSLAAARAGAARAGEPEAAPRGCLFNREAKEMLDLLADCGQPDIRHILKEEPRLAAALLLHHPTGGDEESETAQQAGGAEKTTQSMTALLTADHFAETQKVVLWNALWRETNAGHRLWLLRCIYTAAQQLVGAQTGAAGDEEAQLHSAAVSATGEILQALLREEKNSASASDSLVQLDELEQEVNALLRSAFKKWPCVPLLLLSHHRMQPCAAEDRDGMSLSGASSALTHASAASSRFIPAARSLLRRLTAGPAKGHLRAPEGRRLLWALLGEEGVCAGEEAAERSRGDEKRRSALPEWMVELLLAARPETTSALAHDFLRFLEQKEEDTEEPQTKATTPRARSGGKDSSKQAPCRGRAARAASSGPPLLALSEAQAVFECALRIFERCGVVGGCRESADAFEPKRKLVPEARRGERLEQQGKPLVRQVLQVVPHVLELHRLWWINFWRFARFQEAFRASRSSLPILVLAGARESKSKKKTADGVARGGAACLAGRALATSPLLNLQTEGTGKAQRDSATASALAAGASQLRSEDVERRARLALGARESSWLAEDSCVPGPEGRGCRTCEPGRLWCMYTADAGGKESD, from the exons ATGGCGGACGGCGTGCAGTGGCGGCTGGAGGAGGGCCTGAACGAGCTAGACGCGCTGGTGTCGCGGCAGCTGTtagaggaggacgaggcgcgcgaagttctccggcggcgccgcgacttTGAGTTTGCATGCAGCGGTCGCGGCGACCCGTCTGACGCGGTTCAGCAGTTTCTGCTCTACATACAGTACGAGGCGAACTTGCTTTCTCTCCTGCGGCACCGATGCAGCACGTCTCTGCACACGGTTTTGAAGGATCTCGAGGACGTGCGTCGAGCGATTTTGCGTCTCACCCGGGACGAAGCTCGCGAGCAGCGTGGGGGAGCGGATAGGAAGCGTCAGATGGCCGCTtctggcgcagacgcgtcctcgctgtccGTGCTGCTGAAGCGCCGCAAGCGCGAGGAGTCGAACaaggcgcgtcgcgcagagaaCGTGAAAAACACGCTGCACGCGGTAATGCGCAGTGGGACGAATCGGCTCTACTCGCTCATCACGCGCCTGCTCCATTGCcagtcttcctcgctgccgctgtggctctcctgcgccgatttgctgctgcagcttggCGCGAgtcggctgctgcagacgttcctgctgcaggcgatTCGGCGGTTTCCGCGGTGTTCGCCGCTGTGGATTCTGTCTGCGGATCGCCTACTGCAGCAGGGGAACCTccacggcgcgcgcctgctgctgctgcaaggcctgcgcgtggagaaggcgagctTGCCCCTGTGGTcaggcctcctccgccttgagggcgtcgccctcggcaAAGCCGCGCAAGGCATCctccgcgcacgcgagaagcgcagggagcgcgagaaaaacagtcgcgccggagagagcgccgcagaggccgaggacggcgcgggagccgactgcgtcgccgtccggaaaagacgcgaagaagatTCGATTGTCCTGgtcgaggagacagagaaactcgagaagctgaaggcgcgcggccAGGCGCTCATCGTCGTCCTCAGAGGCGGACTCAAgaagctcggcggcggcctcgaggcagagagcgcgacggcaagcgagcagaagaggaggaagatcGCGCACGCCACGAGCGCAAGCAgccaggcgcggagacctgGCAAGGAAGACGAGATCTCCCGCAAGTCAAACATgtgcctctttctcctccgcgccctcggaCTCTGCCTGCACCTCCAGGCCTCGAAGGCCGCCGATGTGTTGACTGACGCAGTCTCAGCGTTTCAGAGCGAGCTCGCCGAcctcctccacgccgccgcagaggaccactgcctgctgcggctctaCGAATTCAAAGtttgccttctccgcgcggcctctgagggcgcggagggcacGCGGCGGGTGCAAAACGTGCTCCAGGATATCTTCGCCGAGTGCTGCGTCGAGCCCCGCTTGCTCCTGCTGGTCGCCTTCCATctgcgcgccctgcggctgGCTGGTGCCTCGAGTGTCGTCCTCGCGgccccgcgaggcgacaacggcgtcttcgcggaCGAGGCTGCCAGCCGCGAGTGTCTGGCTGACGACATCGAGATCTGCTTCGATTTAGAGGGCGCTGACGagcccgcagagacgcctctTCCTGGCACCGAGGAGCCGttgggcgaggccgcggagaccgcgaccgcggggaagggcgacgacgcgcgcgaggctgcagccgtCGCTGAAGAGGGACCTCCACCCATGGCGTTGGAGACGGCGAgttcggccgcggcgctcgccgcggaagcgcccCTGAAGCTGCAGAAGGGCGACGATCTCGAGAAGTGTCTCTTCTCCGACGCAACTCGGGAGGCGTCAAACGACATACAGAGgtccctcgccgctgcgcgggccggcgcagcgagggcAGGCGAGCCGGAGGCAGCTCCTCGGGGGTGCTTGTTCAATCGAGAAGCCAAGGAAATGCTCGACCTTCTCGCAGACTGCGGCCAGCCAGATATCCGGCACATTCTGAaggaggagccgcggctcgctgccgcgctgcttctgcatCACCCCACCGGGGGGGatgaagagagcgagacagcccagcaggcaggcggcgcggagaagacgacgcagagcatGACGGCCTTGCTCACGGCCGACCACTTCGCAGAGACGCAAAAAGTTGTTCTCTGGAACGCCCTGTGGCGTGAAACAAACGCGGGCCACCGCCTGTGGCTCCTGAGGTGCATATACACCGCAGCTCAACAGCTAGTGGGTGCGCAGACCGGggcggccggcgacgaggaggcgcagctccaCTCCGCAGCTGTGTCGGCGACCGGCGAAATTcttcaggcgctgctgagggaagagaaaaacagcgCCAGCGCTTCGGACAGTCTCGTCCAGCTGGACGAGTTGGAACAGGAAGTCAACGCgcttctgcgcagcgccttcaaAAAATGGCCCTGCgtccctctcctcctcctgtctcACCATCGAATGCAACCGTGCGCTGCGGAAGACAGGGACGGCATGAGTCTGAgcggcgcttcttccgcgctgacgcacgcctccgcggccagCAGTCGATTCATTCCAGCAGCCCGGAGTCTCCTTCGGCGGCTCACGGCGGGGCCCGCGAAGGGACACCTTCGCGCACCAGAGGGCCGCAGGCTGCTGTGGGCGCTCctcggcgaggagggggtttgcgccggcgaggaggcggccgagaggagccgcggagacgagaagcGCCGGTCTGCTTTGCCAGAGTGGATGGTGGAgttgctgctcgccgcgcggccagAGACCACGTCGGCTCTGGCGCACGATTTTCTGCGGTTTCTTGAACAAAAAGAGGAGGACACCGAAGAGCCGCAGAccaaggcgacgacgcctcgTGCTCGGTCGGGGGGGAAAGACTCGTCGAAGCAAGCTCCATGTCGTGGAAGG gcggcgcgcgcagcgtcgtCTGGGCCTCCGCTGTTGGCGctcagcgaggcgcaggccgtcTTCGAGTGTGCGCTGCGGATCTTTGAGCGCTGTGGGGTGGtgggcggctgcagagagtcCGCGGACGCCTTCGAGCCGAAGAGGAAACTCGTgcctgaggcgcgccgcggcgagcggctggAGCAGCAGGGCAAACCCCTCGTGCGACAGGTCCTCCAGGTGGTGCCGCATGTCCTTGAACTCCATCGCCTCTGGTGGATTAACTTTTGGCGCTTCGCGAGGTTTCAGGAGGCCTTCagggcctcgcgcagctcgctgcctatcctcgtcctcgcgggcgctcgGGAGTCGAAGAGCAAGAAGAAAACTGCAGACGgcgtggctcgcggcggcgccgcgtgcctcgcaggccgcgccctGGCTACGTCGCCCCTGCTCAACCTTCAGACTGAAGGAACGGGAAAAGCGCAGCGGGACTCTGCGACCGCATCCGCGCTTGCGGCTGGCGCCAGCCAGCTGAGAAGCGAAGACGTGGAGCGGCgtgcccgcctcgccttgggggcgcgcgagagctcaTGGCTCGCAGAAGACAGCTGTGTGCCTGGGCCGGAGGGGCGAGGCTGCCGTACGTGCGAGCCAGGGCGTCTCTGGTGTATGTACACAGCAGATGCAGGGGGGAAAGAGTCCGACTGA